From a single Chitinophaga sp. Cy-1792 genomic region:
- a CDS encoding Crp/Fnr family transcriptional regulator — protein sequence MSIPNNPSCEKCKDRFSSIFCKADQTNLEQIDAAKVCSSYKKGQVIFHEGAYPFGVFCINDGKIKLSHSGDDGREQIVRLVKAGDIMGYKALLSNERYTATATALEDSSICFIPKDLFLGILQKDASMSFEMMRILSSELRKAELKITHLAQKPVRERLAETLLFIRETYGLEPDGQTLNVRLSREEIANLVGTATESAIRLLSEFKKDGMIELDGKKIRLLDVPQIIRTANLHD from the coding sequence ATGAGTATACCTAATAATCCTTCGTGCGAGAAATGTAAAGATCGCTTTTCGTCGATCTTTTGCAAAGCTGACCAAACCAATCTTGAACAGATTGATGCGGCCAAAGTTTGCTCTTCCTACAAGAAGGGGCAGGTCATCTTCCATGAAGGTGCCTATCCATTCGGTGTATTCTGTATCAACGATGGAAAAATAAAACTCTCCCACAGCGGCGACGACGGTCGTGAACAAATCGTTCGCCTCGTTAAAGCAGGCGATATCATGGGGTATAAAGCCCTCCTCAGCAATGAGCGCTATACCGCCACCGCTACCGCACTGGAAGATTCTTCCATCTGCTTTATTCCGAAAGACCTGTTCCTTGGCATTCTCCAGAAAGATGCTTCTATGTCTTTCGAAATGATGCGCATCTTATCCAGTGAATTACGCAAAGCCGAATTAAAGATCACCCACCTGGCCCAGAAGCCGGTGAGAGAACGCCTTGCAGAAACGCTGCTCTTCATCAGGGAAACCTACGGCCTCGAACCTGATGGCCAGACCCTGAATGTCCGCCTCTCCAGAGAAGAAATCGCCAACCTGGTAGGTACTGCCACTGAATCTGCTATCAGATTACTGTCTGAATTCAAAAAAGACGGTATGATTGAACTCGACGGCAAGAAAATCCGCCTCCTCGACGTTCCGCAGATCATCAGAACAGCTAACCTGCACGACTAA
- a CDS encoding gliding motility lipoprotein GldH, which produces MKRLLLVTAGLFLLAAACKPPKMDAYEKNLEIPGHDWAYDYKPSFEVKFEPEDTAWLYNIYVNVRHTAAYPYSNLWLLVGTQYPGDSIPQSQRVELPLAEASGKWLGSGIDDIYEHRVPIQRNAIFDKPGTYKISFEQNMRQNPLPNVMNVGLRIEKAGKRP; this is translated from the coding sequence ATGAAGAGATTACTCCTGGTAACCGCAGGCCTTTTTTTACTGGCTGCCGCCTGCAAGCCTCCTAAAATGGATGCCTACGAGAAAAACCTGGAAATTCCAGGGCACGACTGGGCCTATGATTACAAGCCTTCTTTTGAAGTAAAATTCGAACCGGAAGATACAGCCTGGCTGTATAATATATACGTCAACGTCCGGCATACTGCCGCCTATCCCTATAGTAACCTCTGGTTGCTGGTAGGTACGCAATATCCCGGCGATAGTATCCCGCAAAGTCAACGCGTCGAACTCCCGCTGGCAGAAGCCTCCGGAAAATGGTTAGGCAGCGGTATAGACGATATCTATGAACATCGTGTTCCTATTCAACGGAATGCCATCTTCGACAAACCGGGTACTTACAAAATATCTTTTGAACAAAATATGCGGCAAAATCCGCTCCCCAATGTGATGAATGTCGGTC
- a CDS encoding YicC/YloC family endoribonuclease, producing MLKSMTGFGRAESTRGETTIVVEIKSLNGKQFEVNLKFSPLLKPYEFEIRSQMQQVLQRGTLDATINIRQNGATRPVVINTDLAKYYYESITMLANQLELPQGDMLNILMKLPEVVSPATEQIAEQEWKDVEEALQAALQDLDAHRQDEGKMLESDLMTRIENIETYMVKVKELDPLRKDRIRQRLEGLLAEHVGKENVDSNRLEQELIFYLEKLDISEELSRLENHCRYFKEIIKEGDPAKGKKLGFVLQEVGREINTTGSKANDAGIQQWVVLMKDELEKAKEQVLNVL from the coding sequence ATGCTGAAATCAATGACTGGCTTCGGAAGGGCGGAGAGCACGAGAGGCGAAACAACAATTGTGGTGGAGATCAAGTCGCTCAACGGAAAGCAGTTTGAGGTGAATCTGAAGTTTTCTCCTTTGCTGAAACCCTACGAATTTGAGATCCGTTCTCAAATGCAACAGGTACTGCAACGCGGTACCCTCGATGCTACCATCAATATTCGTCAGAATGGTGCTACCCGCCCGGTTGTTATCAACACCGACCTGGCTAAGTACTACTATGAGTCCATCACCATGCTGGCTAATCAGCTAGAACTGCCACAGGGTGATATGCTCAACATCCTGATGAAATTGCCGGAAGTAGTATCCCCTGCCACCGAACAGATCGCTGAACAGGAATGGAAAGATGTGGAAGAAGCATTACAGGCTGCACTTCAGGACCTCGATGCACACAGACAGGATGAAGGTAAAATGCTGGAATCTGACCTGATGACCCGCATTGAAAACATTGAAACCTACATGGTGAAGGTAAAAGAACTGGACCCGCTCCGTAAAGACCGTATCCGTCAGCGCCTGGAAGGCTTACTCGCCGAACATGTAGGCAAAGAAAATGTAGACAGCAACCGCCTGGAACAGGAACTGATCTTCTATCTGGAAAAACTGGATATCTCTGAAGAACTTTCCCGCCTGGAAAATCACTGCCGCTATTTCAAGGAAATCATTAAAGAAGGTGACCCGGCTAAAGGTAAAAAACTGGGCTTCGTATTGCAGGAAGTTGGCCGCGAAATCAATACAACCGGCTCCAAAGCAAACGACGCAGGTATCCAGCAGTGGGTGGTTTTAATGAAGGATGAACTGGAGAAAGCAAAAGAACAAGTATTAAACGTTTTATAG
- a CDS encoding pseudouridine synthase: MAFNYYVIYKPYEVLTRFTPEGNKACLADFFKVPSDVYPVGRLDYDSEGLLILTNDKALNHRLLSPRHAHEREYWVQVDGAVTEAAVNKLQQGVQINVDGKMYQTHRCKAQLFTEEPALPPRNPPIRFRKSIPAPWISLTLREGKNRQVRKMTAAVGFPTLRLVRYRIEEINIAGMASGDMITLSKEEIYKKLRLPAL, translated from the coding sequence GTGGCGTTTAATTATTATGTAATTTATAAACCATATGAGGTATTAACAAGATTTACACCGGAAGGAAATAAAGCTTGTCTGGCTGATTTTTTCAAAGTACCTTCTGACGTATATCCTGTGGGACGCCTTGATTATGATAGTGAAGGCCTGCTCATACTGACAAATGATAAAGCATTGAATCACCGGCTGTTATCTCCCCGTCATGCACATGAAAGGGAGTATTGGGTGCAGGTAGATGGTGCTGTTACTGAGGCGGCTGTTAATAAATTGCAACAGGGAGTGCAGATAAATGTGGATGGAAAAATGTACCAGACCCATCGGTGCAAGGCGCAATTATTTACTGAAGAGCCTGCTTTGCCGCCGAGGAACCCTCCTATCCGTTTCAGGAAGAGTATTCCTGCGCCCTGGATCAGCCTGACATTACGGGAAGGCAAGAACAGGCAGGTACGTAAAATGACTGCTGCTGTGGGCTTCCCTACGTTGAGGCTTGTCCGTTACCGCATCGAAGAAATCAATATAGCCGGAATGGCTTCCGGTGATATGATCACCCTCAGTAAAGAGGAGATATATAAAAAACTCAGACTGCCGGCATTATGA